A genomic segment from Sander vitreus isolate 19-12246 chromosome 3, sanVit1, whole genome shotgun sequence encodes:
- the LOC144515935 gene encoding olfactory receptor 11A1-like produces the protein MENNSEVVFVLQGLNDSLTSRQMYFAFALMSYLFTIFVNLTLIVTVCLERTLHEPIYIFLCNLCFNSICGASSFYPKLLHGLLADSNVITYAGCLTQIFVVYNYIFCEFTSLTVMAYDRYLAICKPLQYPMLMPVQRVALLLLLTWCFSLLETIIGITLTARLPLCRRHINKIFCTNWEVVKLSCANTNGSSIYSLVLIFSHTSQTGLILVSYIYLVQASLRLASSRKKFVQTCVPHLATLLIFASSLMFDSIYARYGGGTLQLLQNLLAAEFLVVPPLINPIIYGINLHQIRFRIIHNFSHKPEI, from the coding sequence ATGGAGAATAACTCTGAGGTGGTGTTTGTGCTTCAGGGTCTGAACGACTCTCTGACAAGCCGTCAGATGTACTTTGCCTTCGCCCTGATGTCGTACCTCTTCACCATCTTCGTCAACCTGACGCTCATCGTCACCGTCTGCCTGGAGAGAACACTCCATGAGCCGATATACATCTTCCTGTGCAACCTGTGTTTTAACAGCATCTGCGGAGCGTCGAGTTTCTACCCGAAGCTGCTTCATGGCCTTTTGGCCGACTCAAACGTCATCACGTATGCCGGCTGTTTGACTCAAATATTTGTGgtttacaattacattttctgtgAGTTCACCAGTCTGACCGTCATGGCGTACGACCGCTACTTGGCCATCTGTAAGCCGCTGCAGTACCCGATGCTGATGCCTGTGCAGAGGgtggcactgctgctgctgctcacctGGTGCTTCTCACTGCTGGAGACAATTATCGGTATCACACTGACCGCCAGATTGCCGCTGTGTAGGCGCCACATCAACAAGATTTTCTGTACCAACTGGGAGGTGGTGAAGCTATCGTGCGCCAACACAAACGGCAGCAGTATCTACAGCTTGGTGCTCATTTTTTCGCACACTTCGCAGACCGGACTCATCCTGGTGTCCTACATCTACTTGGTCCAAGCCTCGCTCAGGTTGGCGTCTAGCCGGAAGAAGTTCGTACAGACATGTGTGCCGCACCTGGCCACACTGCTCATCTTTGCAAGCTCACTGATGTTCGATTCCATCTACGCTCGCTATGGCGGCGGCACGCTACAGTTGCTGCAGAACCTGCTGGCCGCAGAGTTCCTGGTGGTCCCGCCTCTCATCAACCCCATCATCTACGGCATCAACTTGCATCAGATCAGATTCAGGATCATCCACAACTTCTCCCACAAACCAGAGATCTAA
- the LOC144515936 gene encoding olfactory receptor 11A1-like, with amino-acid sequence MMVNSTSAYFILSPYLNVGTLKYLFFMFTAMLYIIIIVTNTSLIVVICINRSLHEPMYLFLVSLFVNELYGSTGLFPFLLVQILSDIHTVSAPFCFLQIFCLYTYAHVEFSNLAVMSYDRYLAICYPLQYHTRMTTNKVVILIIVIWLYSFVKFLITLSLNIRLTLCGSIINSLYCHNYLVAKLACSDVNVNNIYGLFGIVLTILVPLLPILFSYMKILKVCFSGSKQTRQKAVSTCTPHLASLLNFSFGCCFEILQSRFDMTSVPSVFRIIFSLYFLIIQPLLNPVMYGLQMSKIRNTCKHVLRYMMFVCRRDTK; translated from the coding sequence ATGATGGTAAATTCAACTTCAGCTTACTTTATTCTTAGCCCTTATTTAAATGTGGGGACTttaaaatacttgttttttatGTTCACTGCtatgttatacattattattattgttaccaACACATCTCTGATTGTGGTTATCTGTATTAACAGAAGCTTACATGAACCTATGTACCTTTTTCTGGTCAGCCTGTTTGTAAATGAACTGTATGGTAGTACAGGGTTGTTTCCATTCCTTCTGGTTCAGATCCTCTCTGACATTCACACTGTTTCTGCTCCcttctgtttcctgcagattttctgtttgtaTACTTATGCACATGTAGAGTTTAGTAACTTAGCCGTCATGTCTTATGACAGATATCTTGCTATCTGTTATCCTCTACAATATCACACACGTATGACAACTAACAAGGTGGTTATCTTAATTATTGTGATATGGTTGTACTCTTTTGTGAAATTCTTAATTACTTTATCCTTAAACATCCGTTTGACTCTCTGTGGAAGCATTATAAACAGTTTGTATTGTCATAACTACCTTGTTGCTAAGTTGGCCTGTTCCGACGTCAACGTGAATAACATTTATGGACTTTTTGGTATTGTTCTTACCATCTTAGTCCCTCTGCTTCCAATCCTTTTCTCTTACATGAAGATccttaaagtgtgtttttctggTTCCAAACAGACGAGACAGAAAGCTGTCAGTACCTGCACACCTCACCTCGCTTCACTCCTAAACTTTTCTTTTGGCTGCTGCTTTGAAATACTTCAGAGTAGATTTGATATGACCAGTGTACCCAGTGTGTTTCGCATCATTTTTTCACTGTATTTTCTCATCATACAGCCACTTTTGAATCCTGTCATGTATGGATTGCAAATGTCAAAAATACGGaatacatgtaaacatgtcctCCGGTATATGATGTTTGTCTGTCGCAGAGATACTAAGTAG
- the LOC144515937 gene encoding olfactory receptor 11A1-like, translating to MLNSTLSYFILGAYVYVGNLRYFYFMITAMVYIVIIITNTSLIVVICMNRSLHEPMYLFLVSLFVNELYGSTGLFPFLLVQILSDIHTVSASLCFLQIFCLYSYANVEFCNLAVMSYDRYLAICYPLQYHTRMTTNKVFTFIVVIWLYSFVKCLITLSLNIRLTMCGNVINSLVCRNYLIVKLACSDIQVNNINGLIGVVLSIFVPLLPILFSYIKILNVCFSGSKQTRQKAVSTCTPHLASLLNFSFGCLFEILQSRFDMTSVPSVLLIILSLYFVIIQPLLNPVMYGMQMSKIRNTYVTGRGSGVTGVHGADCAMLDGTGLGGADVEAAHVDAAGVDKMPEVPCRPLTMPAAMVLRQSDLSSIYAVHTFHLLGNECLLHHLFSSS from the exons ATGTTAAATTCAACTTTATCATATTTCATTCTGGGAGCTTATGTGTATGTAGGAAATTTgagatatttttatttcatgataACTGCAATGGtatacattgttattattattaccaacACATCCCTGATTGTGGTTATCTGTATGAACAGAAGCTTACATGAACCTATGTACCTTTTTCTGGTCAGCCTGTTTGTAAATGAACTGTATGGTAGTACAGGGTTGTTTCCATTCCTTCTGGTTCAGATCCTCTCTGACATTCACactgtttctgcttctctttgtttcctgcagattttctgtttgtattcATATGCAAATGTTGAATTTTGTAACTTAGCCGTCATGTCTTATGACAGATATCTTGCTATCTGTTATCCTCTACAATATCACACACGTATGACAACTAACAAGGTGTTCACCTTTATTGTAGTAATATGGTTATACTCTTTTGTGAAATGCTTAATTACTTTATCCTTAAACATCCGTTTGACAATGTGTGGAAACGTCATAAACAGTTTGGTTTGCAGAAACTACCTAATAGTTAAGTTGGCATGCTCTGACATTCAAGTGAATAACATCAATGGATTGATTGGTGTTGTTCTCTCCATTTTTGTCCCTCTGCTTCCAATCCTTTTCTCTTACATCAAAATCCTCAACGTTTGTTTTTCTGGTTCCAAACAGACGAGACAGAAAGCTGTCAGTACCTGCACACCTCACCTCGCTTCACTCCTAAACTTTTCCTTTGGGTGTTTATTTGAAATACTTCAGAGTAGATTTGATATGACCAGTGTACCCAGTGTGCTGCTTATCATTCTGTCACTGTATTTTGTCATCATACAGCCACTTTTGAATCCTGTCATGTATGGAATGCAAATGTCCAAAATAcgaaatacat ATGTGACTGGAAGAGGCTCAGGTGTCACTGGGGTGCATGGCGCAGATTGTGCCATGCTGGATGGCACAGGTTTAGGTGGCGCAGACGTGGAGGCTGCACATGTGGATGCTGCAGGTGTAGATAAGATGCCAGAGGTCCCCTGCAGACCACTGACCATGCCTGCAGCAATGGTCCTTAGGCAGTC AGATCTCAGCAGTATCTATGCCGTCCACACCTTCCACCTGTTGGGCAACGAGTGTTTGCTGCACCACCTCTTCAGTAGTAGTTAG
- the LOC144516004 gene encoding olfactory receptor 2A12-like has protein sequence MIMINSTQVSYFTFGAYFDIGLFKYLLFLIFLCFYAVIICANLLLIVVICKNRSLHEPMYLFLVSLFVNELYGSTGLFPFLLVQIISDIHNVSASLCFLQIYCVFAYGTIEIINLSIMSYDRYLAICYPLQYNTSMTSKKVTMLITLTWLFPLIEVAVTISLSAPLQLCGNIINKVYCDNYSVVKLACSVTTVNNIYGLISLCLIVFGPLSLILYTYMKILKVCFSGSKQTRQKAVSTCTPHLASLINFFFGSFFEILQSRFDMSSLPVMLRIFLSLYFLTCQPIFNPLMYGLQMSKIRSLCKSLVFGEM, from the coding sequence ATGATCATGATAAACTCTACACAGGTTTCATATTTCACTTTTGGTGCATACTTTGATATTGGGCTCTTTAAATACTTACTTTTcctgatttttttgtgtttttatgctgTAATAATTTGTGCCAATCTTTTGCTGATTGTGGTTATCTGTAAGAACAGAAGCTTACATGAACCTATGTACCTTTTTCTGGTCAGCCTGTTTGTAAATGAACTGTATGGTAGTACAGGGTTGTTTCCATTCCTTCTGGTTCAGATCATCTCTGACATTCACaatgtttctgcttctctttgtttcctgcagatttattgtgtgtttgcatatggaACTATAGAAATTATTAATTTATCCATCATGTCTTATGACAGATATCTTGCTATCTGTTATCCTCTGCAATATAACACAAGTATGACATCTAAAAAGGTTACTATGCTTATTACTCTAACATGGTTATTCCCATTGATTGAAGTTGCTGTCACAATATCTTTGAGTGCTCCTTTACAGCTGTGTGGGAACATCATTAACAAGGTTTACTGTGATAACTACTCTGTTGTCAAACTGGCCTGCTCTGTTACCACAGTGAACAACATTTATGGACTCATTTCACTATGTCTTATAGTCTTTGGTCCTCTCAGTTTAATCCTTTACACTTACATGAAGATccttaaagtgtgtttttctggTTCTAAACAGACCAGACAGAAAGCTGTCAGTACCTGCACACCTCACCTCGCTTCTCTGATCAACTTTTTCTTTGGTTCTTtctttgaaatattacagagcAGGTTTGATATGAGCAGTTTACCTGTTATGTTGcgcatttttttgtcattatatTTTCTGACCTGCCAACCAATCTTCAACCCTTTAATGTATGGTCTGCAAATGTCAAAAATACGTAGCTTATGTAAAAGTCTTGTGTTCGGTGAAATGTAA